One bacterium genomic region harbors:
- a CDS encoding endonuclease: protein MNNDLVLKYMIIDLYNKIPRKFFLVFFVISIIWLLFAVFFVDNRWWWFLLEIAMIGVVTLDAYRGIVYKRTIWNLRVKYALRLFTSIFALFILVCGIFITAKWFYALFFIIVLLFISGSLNISNENPSKDDIKIIRYSLIGLFIIIFGLFCIPSFFANANTNPKDRFSSEYSAVSSYQIYGVGLSDREHVIPKNWYSSDDNFVNDYINVIWANKKANNRRSNLEFAIIKKSQENTLYDNDVIVGYLDGEYFMPTEEFKGDVARIVLYMYVTYKDDGLSKEHINIGLMKTWSHQDPVDDRERDRNELIFQQYGYKNKFVSTPWLVGFIV from the coding sequence GTGAATAATGATTTGGTATTAAAGTATATGATTATCGATTTATATAATAAGATACCCAGAAAGTTCTTCTTGGTCTTTTTCGTGATATCCATTATATGGTTATTATTTGCAGTATTTTTTGTTGATAATCGTTGGTGGTGGTTTTTGCTTGAAATCGCTATGATAGGTGTAGTGACACTGGATGCATATAGAGGTATTGTTTATAAGAGAACTATTTGGAATTTAAGAGTTAAATATGCTTTACGCTTATTTACCTCAATCTTTGCACTCTTTATTTTAGTTTGCGGTATATTTATTACAGCAAAATGGTTTTATGCGTTATTCTTTATCATTGTCCTCCTATTTATCAGTGGGTCATTAAATATAAGTAATGAAAATCCATCAAAAGATGATATCAAAATAATTAGGTATTCTCTTATAGGTTTATTTATCATAATTTTTGGTTTGTTTTGCATACCTTCATTTTTTGCTAATGCCAACACAAATCCAAAAGATCGATTTTCTTCTGAATATTCTGCTGTTTCGTCCTATCAGATATATGGTGTTGGCTTATCAGATAGGGAACATGTCATTCCCAAAAACTGGTATTCATCTGATGACAATTTCGTGAATGACTATATAAATGTGATTTGGGCAAACAAGAAAGCCAATAATAGAAGGAGTAATCTCGAATTTGCAATAATTAAAAAATCTCAAGAAAATACCTTATACGATAACGATGTAATTGTAGGTTATTTAGATGGTGAGTATTTTATGCCAACCGAAGAATTTAAAGGAGACGTAGCAAGAATTGTTCTCTATATGTATGTGACGTATAAGGATGATGGACTTTCTAAAGAACATATTAATATAGGATTAATGAAAACATGGTCTCATCAAGATCCTGTAGATGATAGAGAACGAGATAGAAATGAACTTATTTTTCAGCAATATGGATATAAAAACAAGTTCGTAAGTACACCATGGTTGGTGGGATTCATTGTCTAA
- a CDS encoding GNAT family N-acetyltransferase: protein MNQIKSLNLVIRQFNTDDLDAIHAYASDSEVTKYMLFGPNTIDETRAFLDHVINHEYKAIPQRSFEYAIEYNHHLIGAVSIHFNETFEEAEIGWVINPLYQRQGFAYEAASTLINWAAEHYPLKKVIAHCDDRNISSYKLMEKLGMHLECIHKDVKIVKKDGVHLREERLYSMNITKKGN, encoded by the coding sequence ATGAACCAGATAAAATCACTAAATTTAGTTATAAGACAATTTAACACTGACGATCTTGATGCTATCCATGCTTACGCTTCAGACTCTGAAGTCACCAAGTACATGCTCTTTGGTCCAAACACCATTGATGAAACAAGGGCTTTTTTGGACCACGTCATCAATCATGAATACAAAGCCATCCCCCAACGTTCCTTTGAATATGCTATTGAATACAACCATCACCTGATTGGTGCTGTATCCATCCACTTCAACGAAACTTTTGAAGAAGCTGAAATAGGATGGGTTATCAATCCCTTATATCAACGTCAAGGTTTTGCCTATGAAGCAGCAAGTACACTTATCAACTGGGCAGCAGAACATTATCCCCTTAAAAAAGTCATTGCTCATTGCGATGATCGAAACATCTCATCCTATAAATTAATGGAAAAATTAGGAATGCATCTTGAATGTATTCATAAAGATGTTAAAATTGTAAAGAAAGATGGTGTTCATCTTAGAGAAGAACGCCTTTATTCAATGAATATAACCAAGAAAGGGAATTAA